In Candidatus Contubernalis alkalaceticus, the following proteins share a genomic window:
- the aroQ gene encoding type II 3-dehydroquinate dehydratase, translating into MQVLVIHGPNLNMLGNREPEIYGASTLEDINFWLNEQAAKHGIELIIKQSNHEGKIVDYLQEYGVEVSGVIINPAAYTHYSIAIRDALSVLTVPIVEVHLSNIYAREEFRHNSVTAPVCKGQISGFGSLSYLLALEALIAILCKRKSVNE; encoded by the coding sequence TGCAGGTATTGGTCATTCACGGTCCAAATTTGAATATGTTAGGTAACAGGGAGCCGGAAATTTATGGAGCATCAACCCTTGAAGATATTAATTTCTGGTTGAATGAACAGGCTGCAAAACACGGGATAGAATTAATCATTAAACAATCCAACCATGAGGGTAAGATTGTTGATTATCTCCAGGAATACGGAGTAGAGGTTTCTGGGGTTATTATCAATCCTGCAGCATATACTCATTACAGCATAGCCATCAGGGATGCTTTATCAGTACTTACTGTGCCTATCGTAGAAGTGCATCTTTCAAACATTTATGCAAGAGAAGAATTCCGCCATAACTCTGTGACTGCTCCTGTCTGTAAGGGACAAATTTCTGGATTTGGCTCTCTTAGCTATTTATTGGCATTGGAAGCTCTTATAGCGATTCTTTGCAAAAGGAAATCAGTAAATGAATGA
- a CDS encoding M24 family metallopeptidase, translating to MNEDYFIKRLSKLREKLMGKNLEAFIIANPVNCRYLSGFSGSTVTLLIGLKEAFLITDFRYAQQAQEEAPLFTLITSGPTRSSLEKLCKDYSFKNIAFEQNYLTVYGLELLKGSLSDVNLIPLYRTVEELRVIKDPLEISLIRKAAQITEESFEKILPFIKAGRKEREISIELEYLLKKEGGEKTAFDFIAASGKRSSMPHGTASSKIIEPGDLLTLDFGIKYQGYCSDMTRTVAVGFVGEREKDLYQLVLKAQLEALKHIGPGITGETADDFARKLIAGRGLGSNFGHGLGHGLGLEVHEEPRLAPGIKTILKPNAVVTVEPGVYLPGFGGVRIEDMVLITDEGLEMLTQKHKEELLIL from the coding sequence ATGAATGAAGATTATTTTATAAAGAGATTGAGTAAACTTAGGGAAAAGCTGATGGGGAAAAATCTGGAAGCTTTTATCATTGCCAACCCTGTTAATTGTAGATATCTAAGCGGTTTTTCCGGAAGCACTGTAACCCTTTTGATTGGCCTCAAGGAAGCTTTTTTAATAACTGATTTTCGTTATGCGCAGCAGGCTCAAGAAGAAGCACCGCTGTTTACATTAATAACCAGTGGGCCTACACGATCATCATTGGAGAAATTGTGTAAAGATTATTCTTTTAAAAATATTGCTTTTGAACAGAACTATTTGACTGTTTACGGATTGGAGTTATTGAAGGGAAGTCTCTCGGACGTTAATTTGATACCTTTATATCGAACTGTGGAGGAATTAAGGGTAATTAAGGATCCCCTGGAAATATCTTTAATCCGCAAAGCTGCACAAATCACGGAAGAAAGTTTTGAAAAGATTTTACCCTTTATTAAGGCAGGTAGGAAAGAAAGGGAAATATCCATAGAGTTGGAGTATTTATTGAAGAAAGAAGGAGGGGAGAAAACGGCTTTTGACTTTATTGCAGCATCGGGGAAAAGGTCATCCATGCCTCATGGTACTGCTTCCTCTAAGATAATAGAACCAGGTGACTTGCTAACTCTTGATTTTGGTATAAAGTACCAGGGCTATTGTTCTGATATGACCCGAACAGTAGCAGTTGGTTTTGTTGGTGAACGGGAAAAGGATCTTTATCAGCTTGTGCTCAAGGCCCAATTGGAAGCTCTTAAACACATTGGTCCCGGTATAACTGGGGAAACAGCTGATGATTTTGCCAGGAAGTTGATTGCTGGCAGAGGGTTGGGCAGTAATTTTGGTCACGGTTTGGGGCATGGCCTAGGATTGGAAGTCCATGAGGAACCCAGGCTGGCTCCTGGTATAAAAACTATTCTAAAGCCTAATGCTGTGGTAACCGTTGAGCCTGGAGTTTATCTGCCGGGCTTTGGGGGTGTCAGAATCG